In Fragaria vesca subsp. vesca linkage group LG5, FraVesHawaii_1.0, whole genome shotgun sequence, the genomic stretch CAAGCATAGAAAGTGGGTCAAAAAATATGACATGCACTCCTCGACTGGATCTCCATTCGCACAAATAATTGTACAAAGGGAAAGAAAAGCATTGGTTGAATTGGAAGACTTCGTTGTTGTTTCAGATCAGCAATGATACTCTTTGATTTATCTCAAGTCGGCATTATAAGATCTACCCTCGATCATCATCACGGTTGCTTGCTACTTTCAATCACATATATATCGAACCTAATCCCATATATGGAATAAGATTTGAATCCAAAAGTTACAATGAAATCGAATATATTTGTTTAAAGGATTCATTTCAATTACTATATGACACTATGTTAGGGGAAATCACAATGTGTTAAAGCTTAATTAGTTTTACACATCAAATAATACAACAATATATTAATTGATTTTAAGACGTACAGGTACTTGCATTTTGATATTAAAACGAGTACGTGATCAGTAGCTCATTACCAAATCCACTCCTCAAGTTCTTTTCTCCAATCTGGATCAACCAAATAGTTAGCTAGATATGAGATTACAAATGGATTATAATGTGCTTGTCCACTAAATACAAAAGGGAAAGAGTCTTAGCTGGTGATGCGTGGTGTGATTTAGGTAATTGTACACAAACTATGTATCTCCTTTACCAAATGTCCATCACTAATTTCTCCAATACCCAGCCAGCTGCTTTATTATCTTACTTTATGTCAATGATGGAATAAACTATATAGAATGGTTGGAAGCACAAGTTCCATATTTGGTTCCACTGTTTCCAACTAAATCAACAATTTTTAAGTGGAAGTGTACATGCATTAGTGAAAATTAATAAAGAGGTTCTTACATTAGACAGATATGAACACATGCATGTGTTGCAGGCCTGAAAATTAATATACAACAAATTAATGATCTTTGAGAACTTTGGCCTAATAAACAAGATTTTGTAGTACATTTGTTGGTTGTGATTAGGGATATATGGGTAGGAGTGTTTTTGGGTGTGTGATAAAAGCTAGCTACAATGGTAGTGGGTAGACTGTAGTAGAGGAGTGGTGGAAGCAATCAGAATTTGATTATATAGAAATTTTCAAGTGATGGAAAAACCCTAGAAAGTAAAAAAGAGTTGTGGCATTGTGGGTCAAAGGAAATAGATGGGGAATAGTTGGATTAAGATTAAAGAAAATGCTCCCAAAGTAAAGTCATTGTTATTGTTATTGTTATTGTTGTTGGTGTGTCTTCAACTTCAAAACAAGGAAATATGCGCATGATTTCGTGACACATATCTTTGGAAATGATGGTGGTGACTATTCGATCCGCATTACTACAAGTTAATCAATCTTAATCCCGTAAGATCAACCTTATGATAAAAACAAAGAACAAAGATAATATTGATCAACTACTTAAATTTGAGGATAGACAGTGCTTTTCATCGGATTGGTTTTACCTCTCTGAGGATAAGAACTAGGGAAGGTAGGTTTATATATAAAAGCACGTACATGCACAAGAAATTAAGCATCAAAAGTCAATTTAAATAGGTCCATCATCACTTGCGTAATCAAGCTAGGTTTTGGTTACTCCGTACGTACGTATATGTATTTCCCACTTTAAAATTTTTACAGCTTCATTTACTATTACTTATATATATTACTGAAATTGAAATGAATTCAAATATAAGTGGGAACTAATAGTTTTAGACCCATATAGTAATGACTCAATCTTCTCAATATAGTTTATGACACAAAAGATCCATGCTCCCGGTTATTTAAACGTTTTTGAAATTTAGTTTTTTTAGCAGTATGCGGAAAGTGTAGGTTTCCGTATATTGTCACATGCATTTTTTTTTTCTTTTTATTTCGTTAATTTTCAATATAGCAAATCAAAGAGTCGTGTTATACGGAACAAGTCCTCTACGAAAGCCTTTGTAAAGTAAAGCAGAAGCAACGATATGCATTCTGGTTGTAATATTTTTTTTAACTAAATATGAAAAATATGAAAATATTTCATTATTCGTGACCGAGCTAGGAGGAGAATATATGGTATTTGGTCCAAACCGATCGACTAGCTAGAAGCAATGAACGGGGTTAATTTCCAGCACATCCTCGAGAACTCATGACTTGCTTTTGTTTTGGCCCCAAGCACAAGTTGATCGAATCACTAAGACAAGCTAGCACATTCGATCTGTACACACAAGAAGAAGAAGAAGAAGAAGAAGAATAGCTATCTCGCCTTTCAAAGCTTCCACAGAGTACTTGATAAAAGTAAAACACACGACACCCGGTTGACTTGCCTGTTTGTGTTTGTGTGTATGTATTGACTCGATGAATTATAATTGCTCACAGTTTCACACCAAGGCCCAAATTAATCGTATGTTGTATGCATGTAAAATATCGAAAATCGATCTACGTCATGGCACCAAATTAAGAGTCGTGGCCTTGCAGGTAATTGATGGATGATACATCAAACCTGGACTACTCACTGATGTTTGCTTATCACCTGCATTTTTCTTCTTCTATATAATTTCAGCTAGCAGTGACAGAGGTATTGTCACAGAAGCAGTACAAAATGTGACTGACACCAAAGTATATATTCTAGGGGGTATCAATTAATCAACGTTACCAACCACCCTGCTACTAAAACTAGCTAGGGATAATAATTAAGGTCGATCAATTCAAAACGCTAATGTAGCTAGCTATAGCTGTTGTTGAGTAGAAGTGTTTGATCCGATCTTGCATTCTTAATTTTAGATTAGTTTTTGGTTCCACATATATATTTCCACCGAGTTCCACCAAATTAGTGACAAAAAACTCAAGACTAAGAATTGGAAAACTTCAAAGACTACGTACCCATGTGAATCCTGCTTTCTCGTTTTCTAATGGCCAAGTGTTTATCTTAAATCAGAGGTTTCGAAATTTGACAAAATGGTGGTGTTTAATACTAATATATATAACTTGATTGATCCATGGACAAGTTTGGTTATGCTTTTGCATTAGCAAACCGAGTAAAACGGCAGCAGGTTTGATATTTGATTATATAGATAGAGTAGTGCCAAGCCGTGTGAAACGGACAATTTGATTGATTCCCTTTTTTTTTTTTCAAACTCATGAACCTGTGTACGTCGAAATCCTCTCCCTCTCTCGCTAGTCTTTAACTGGGTTAGGGAAACTTCTCTGGATTCCTGACTTTACTCTGATGTCTTCTGTGCTCGTATAATTTTTTCTTTCTTTAAAATACCGATGCGGCTGCTCTTGAGTCTTTAGTCTTAACTAATAAATGTGCTCGTCTAATCTATAATTCTATACACACACCAGAGTCTGTAACTATCTTAGTGTTTATGATGCATATTATATATAATAATTCATTTTGGATAGTGAAATGATTTCTGCTCATGTCATCTCAGTGGATAATCATGAATAATGACTCTCGATAATTCGTCGAGTTTTTTTCCAATGAAAAATAAAACCCTATGATGACGATCGCGAGTAGAAGTGATTCATGCCACAGTTTTCATATCTTTACTGCCTGTACTATATCAGGTAAAACTTACTCACCAGAAGCGACTCTTAATTACGTGAGTTTTACTCTAGTAAAAGACGTGATCCGTGAACGACCAGTATTACTAATTAAAATACAAATAGTTAAATGAGGAGGAAAGCTAAGGTTGAGAGGTATAGAAGAAAACGATGGAGTTCATACACTGCCGTGCAGGGCTGTAATACTAGTATCAGATATCACAGAAACATAATAGAGATCAGATGAGAGCTCGATCGTCTATACAGCCGACCCCTTTTCGTGGGGCCTTAATAAAAAACAAAGACAAATTGCGTGATGCCATTCCAAAGCGATCGAGCACTCTCTTCCTCTTCATCGCCTTGCTTCCTTCCTTCCCTTTCGGCTCTTTTCATTTTTTGGTGGCTTCTACCTTTCTTTATCACCACCTCCATTAATCAAAGTCAGAAATCCTTCTTGGTTTTGTGGAAGATCACCAATACCAACTTGTAACTTTTCTTGTGAGGTTCACTCAAACACAGCTAGCTATGTTGTTTTGAAATTTTGTATTGCCATTTGCTGCTCCTTCCTCGTTACTAGGTTAAGTTGGCTAGGGAAATTAAGGTTAGTTTTCCATGCTTGTAGTATTGGTACACGCACTCCATATTAATACGAAACAAATACGTCTATTCATAAATAAGAGGTCGTGAGTCCAACTTTTATTTGATATAAAAAAAAATACAATTAAAAAGATCAGATGTTAACTTCTACATATATAAGTATTTAAAAGACTCATTTATTTTGCTAAGATTAAGATATATGTGACATACTTTCACTCATATGCACCTCCTGTGTAACAAAACAGTTAAATGTCGATTTGGATTAGATTGTTACCACATAAAGTACATCAAACAATAGTAACACACACAATCTTGATCTAGCTAGGCCTCTCCTAGTTAGCTACTAATTCATTCCCCCCACATCATTGAGTCCTTTTTGGTGTGATATTCAACGATTTGATGCGTACATGGTACAGTCTAAAGTCTAAACACAGATATAGGAGTGTTTCTTGGCATTTAATTTGTGGCTACGTACTGATCGATATGGTAATGGTATTCATTTTTCCCACATAATTTGGATCTTGTAAAATAAGAAAAGAGCATGCACGGGTTTTGATGACTACTATCAAGAAGGTTCATCCATCCATACCTAACAAAAGATTTGATCGATCGATCTGTTCTGAAATTTAATTTTGAATCTATGATGATGATTTTAGATAATCGTTACAAGAAAGCCAATACCATTACAATTAGGGAATGAGGTTCGATTTCTTCTTTTACTTTGTCCATAATTAACGGTAAAAGGGCCACTTTTATCATTTGGTATTTTTAGTCAATAAACATATATGCATGAAAATCTTACTCAAAGAACGTTTTGTGATAGGAAAACCATTGCAATTTGGTCGGAGATATAATTGTGCAGTATGATCTTTTCTTTATTTTCTAAGATAAGAAAAAGGACCAAACAAACTCATTGAGGGTTTGAATCTTCGCAGCCAAGTAAAAGTCTAGTTTAAATTTTCTTCCACGGACAAAAAGATTTTTACTAAAACTGAACAAAACCCAAAAGGAATAAGTTAATTAAAAAGACAATTTTCTTTTCAAATTTTTGCATTGAATTGGGTTTGTACAAGAAAATTAAAAAGAAAGAAAGCGAGGGAGAGCTGGCCAGAGATGCATGGGCCATATAAAAACAATTCCTGCGGCAGCGGTAGCGGCAGAGAGACCTGCACGCTCAACAATAACAACTACATCTACATCACTCTTTCACAAGCATCTTCAAGCCCCTCTTTATTATTTTTATTTTTCTTCGAAATTTATGTGAAAAAAATCTAAACCCTTTTGCTGAATAGGGAATGGAGAAGTATTTTTGAAAATAAAATTTATTGGGGTGGTGTAAATATGAGTGAATTTAATAAATAGGGAGGGTGATGCTGGTGTTGGAAATAACAAGCACGAGAGTCCCTCTCAAGAAAGGCCAAACCCCACGCCAAGAAGAAGAGGGAAGCCAAAGGAAAAGAAAGAAGGAAGCAGAATATAAGGGTGTCTCTCTCTTGGACTGATTCGTTTTCAATCGCATCTATCTCTTCCTCCAAGCTCCCCTATTCTCTCTCTCTCTCTCTCTCTCTCTCTCTACTTTCTCTCTCTATCTCTATATTAACAAATTAGCAGAGCAAACAAGGAAGGAAGGCAGGCAGGCAGGCAAGGAAAAGTAGGTGAAAACAAAGTGGCAAAGTAAATAGGGGAGAGATATATAACAAGGAGGAGCCAGGTAGCAATAATAATAAGGGGGAATGGTGCTGATTCTGAAGAAGGTGGTGCTGCTAATTCTGATGGTTGTGGTGGTGGTGGTGGTGCACTCTTTACATAATTGATCATTTTCCTTTCTCCTCTCTGATTCCTTCTTCTCTTTCTTTCTTTCTTTCTTTCTTTCTCTGAAAAGTATCCATCTCTCTCTCTGTTCTTCCTTTGTTGGGGGTTATTTTAATTTCCCTTGCTCTGTATCTTTCTCATTGAATAGTCCGCCTCTCTCTGCCTCTGCCTTGGTTTTGTGACTTGTTGAGGGGCATCTTTCATCTAGCAGCGTTTATTGTTCTTTCACCCTCCCCACATTGCTCCATTCTCTTCTTAATAACTTCCTCTGCCTCTCTTCCACCAATTTCCAACAATACATTATTATTTTTCCATTCACAACCCTCTCCTCTCTTCTATATCATCATCAGCTAGCAATCTACAATCTGCAATGGCAGTTCAAGCTCAGTACCCTTCCAATATTCTATTCCTAAACAGGTTTGAATTTTCCCTTCACCTTCCTTAGTTCTCAGTCTGCATATCTAGTCTAATGATTCTAATCCCGGTTCGATTTCCATTGATTCTACAGAAACGCACAAGAAGGGCATGATTATTCATTACAAGCGCAACAAGGATTGTACCTTGATCAATCTCACATGCTGTTCAACAATGGTCTAGGAGGTAATTCGCTTATCATTCATTCCATCTTGATAACTCAATTCATGTTCGATCAATAAAGGGAGGGTTTTTGAATCGGGTTTGTTTGATCACAACAGGGAATAGTACTAATCAGCGCAAGAGAGGAAGAGAAGCTTCAGTCGCCACTGAAATCACACCTTCAATGATCCCCTTCTCTTTGCAACAGTCCCAACCTCCTCAACTCATCGACCTCTCTCAGCTCCACAATCACAATCACCCCAATGTCGTCTCCACCGGCCTCCGATTATCCTTTGGAGACCAACAACATCAACAAAATCAGCAACAATTGCAACATCACAATCAACAACAGCAACAACAACAGGATTCTCACTCTTCTTTATCTTTGTTCTCTGTTTTGACAGAGGACTTTGCCTCCCAAATCAAACAACAGAGGGACGAATTAGACCAGTTCCTTCAAGCCCAGGTAATAATCTTCACTCTTCTCAATTGGGTTTCTAGAAATGTTGAATCTTCTCCAACTTTTTTTCATTTTGATTTTGATTATTTTTTTACTGAGGCAGAATGACTTAGTTATTTTTCTGGGTTTGTAATTTTCTAGGGGGAACAACTACAGCGCACATTAGCAGAGAAGCGGCAGAGGCACTACCGTGCGCTACTGGGCGCAGCTGAGGAGTCTGTTTCCCGTAAATTGCGAGAGAAAGAGGCAGAGTTCCAAAAGGCCACGCGCAGAAACGCCGAGTTAGAGGCACGCGCCGCCCACCTCAGCGTTGAGGCGCAGATATGGCAGGCCAAGGCGCGTGCGCAAGAGGCCACCGCCGCGTCCCTCCAGGTCCAAGTGCAACAGGCCAAGGCAATGTTGAGTGCGGGGTTCCAAGTGGCAGGTGCGCAGGATAGCAGGAGGGTCGATGATGGGCTAACATGCGCCGAAAACCAGGCGGAGGACGCTGAGTCGGGGTACATTGACCCGGAACGCGCCACCGTGTCAGGACCGAGTTGTAAAGCGTGTCGGAAGCGAGTGGCTTCGGTGGTGCTGTTGCCGTGTCGGCACCTATGCCTTTGTACAGAGTGTGACCAAACGGTGCAGTCCTGCCCATTGTGCCTCTCGATGAGAAATTCGAGTGTGGAGGTCTTTCTTTGCTAGGCCGAAGCCCAGAGCTAGGAGCCCAGGCCCAACGGTATTACAAAATTCAAACTGAAAAAAAAAAAAAAGGAAAAAAGAAAGAGGAAACCAAATAATATTGGGTACAATAAATTTTTATTTTTATTTTTCCATGGTTTCTTTTTGTTCCCCTCTCTTGGAGTGAACTTAACAAGAGGTAATGTACATGGCCACCTGGGTAAGTGGCATTGGGTTTTTTTTTTTTTTTTTTTTGGTGAAATTCTATTCACATATAAATTCTTTTATTTGACCTAAATTCTTTGTCATCGTTTCTTGTTTCCCTTACATAAAATTAGTAGTAGATTGATGTTTAGTATTTAATTACCATTTTGGTGGTTGCATATATAAAAGTAATATGGGTCCATTCAATTGTAAATTAAGTTGCTCCCACTTCACTACATTTCTTTCAAAAAATTAGTAATATATGTCCATTATTCCATTCAAATATGATGTTATGTGATGTACAACTTTGCTTGTTTTCACATACTTTTAAAATGTAGTGTGTCAAGTGTGATTTAATACCAACAAGGTAGTGATTTTGGTTTTTCTGCCACAAGTCACAAGCTGATCAAAAGCACAAAATGATGAGTCCAAAAATTGAGAATTGTTCAAAAGGACAAAATGAGGAGTTCAAATTTGAAACAAGGTTATGGGATGGATCAATTAACTTGAGAAAGAAGGTAAGTTTTGTTCTCTTCCAAAGTATAAACTAAAATCGTATTGTTTTCCCTTTATACTTAGAAAGAAAACAGTTGCCATACTAAATTTAGTATGATGTTGATGCAATAGTATGATGTTGTTTTTCTTAATAAAGAAAAGAAGTACAATTCAACTTTGCATTTAGCTATAGTTTCAATCATCATCGAATATGAATGGGACAGTGTGGGGGAAGTGATACATTTCATGATTTCATCACCACTCATTTTCTATAGTTCCTAAACATTGACATTATATTCAAACATCTCGAGAAGTTGAGTAAATTAAGAACATATAAAGAACATTGTTTGAATAATTAAGAAATTAAAATAGAAGACGTACCGGGTAAAATTTATGTTTTATCAAAGAAAATGTCAACAATTTTTAAGAAGTTTTAATTTTGTTTTATCAAAGTTTTAATACTTGGTTTTTAGAAATACAGTATGATTGAAAATCAAATATTTCAAGCATGATATGCTGACCAAATTTCTAAACCACACGCTTGCGTTTAACATGCCTCTTAAACACCAAATAATGCCGCCACCTCCACCATAGACGTGATTTAACAAAGACATGAAAGCGGCCTTCAATTTGCTGAGAATCGCCATCACATATTCCACGACTGCATATTTATAAAAGATATGCTTGAGCTCAAAGTAAAATGCTATAAAACTAGAGAGACTAGGACTACTTTTTGATCTCCATCATAATGCTGCTTGCTTTCTGGGATGACCACTTGAAAATTGAAATGGTGCTAAAGCTGAGTCTCTCCTCTTTTACTTTAATTGGAAGATTTGAATTCCTGGATTGGAAAAAAAAACATGGAGAAAATGCACAGATTATTAAAGTTTTGGATTCTCTCAATGTAGCATGATTGATATTCTGAAAACCAAAATGTAGCATCATTCATTTCATAAAGAAAAAAAGAAAAACTAACTAGCCCCAGCCATTTGGAGATATCAATAGAAATATCTGCGCTGCTAGATAGGCCTGTAAACTGTTAACATGTTGTAGAACACAATATTGGCCCAGTACAAACATTTTGAAACAGATTATTACATTTCCTGGGTAATTAAGGAGAACATGCACATTCCCACTTCACTTCTTCGTCGCGTAGAATTATATATACGAAACTTATAAACTTTGAATACATACAATTATTATGCAGAAACCACACGTCTCAAGATACACATACCCTTTCATTTGTACTCGATATCGTCCCAACATAACGGTATGACTCTTGAGTTCAATCAGCTCGACCAAGATCTTCTGATATCAAAAACCAATACATGTAAACGAACTTATGTTCTGGTATTTGAACAGATAAGGATGCACTGATGCAAATCATGCAATAACGTGCATAGTATACATCTCTACTCATCTCTACATGGTATAAGTATACGTGCAGCCGCCACCATTATTGTTGAATTTAGCTAGCTGCTTCATTATATTCAAATTGAAGCAAATTTCCAGGTGTTTAAAGTATAAAACAATAACACGTGTCTTGAAAGAGAAACAACAGATGACCAACTGACTAAGTTAGATCGGTGGATAATTACTAATCCTTTCTCTAAATATGAAACATATTCTGATATTTTTGTTAATTGTGAATCAAAACTAGTGTTTATACCAGTCGATCAATATGTATAACTGCATCAAATTAAACTGTGGCTGGCAGCTGCATACCTTTCGGATTGTAATCACGTGGCCATCACACTATCTATATACACTGTCAATAATCTACTTCTCTGAACAAGAATCATGGGATTCTGAAGCTTCTGCAAGTCACACAGTATCAGTTTGTTTAATTAAGCAAGGGACAAGATAGCAGCTGCATGCTAGCTAGATTGTTTATCTTCGATCGTGTTTGTTCAACTTATTGTATCAAGAGCTTTCTTTGTTTTATTTATCAGAGGACATATTACAAGATTCGTTGCACTTGGAGCTAATGACGCTGATCCATCTAGCTCCCTTGATTCAATTAATTTACTTATAATGCATTTCATATATATATCCTGCTCTACTTATTCTCTGATAGTTAACGGAAAGTCTCTTTCGACCAAGACCTGCCATCCTGGGGAGGCATTTTAGGTTTAGGTCTGCGTGATTCTTCCTCTATCACACTTTGACAAAATTGGGTAATTATTAATCGACCAAATCTTAAGCAACTTTAATATATATTTAACTTCAACTCAAACCCTAACACCCTTTTGATTTTTACTGTTGTAATTCGGGAATAACGTACTTTAGGGTTTCTTCTGTGTTATTTCTAGGTTTAATTGATTTAATATATCATTTTCGATCAAATGAAGAGTATTGGTATTGGTATGGAAATATTGATCTGTCACTTTTGTTTGGTATGTAAGGCTGATCGCTTGAGCACAGTACACATAAAACCAGCTATAGTCCACCAAAAGCTAGAACTATTACAAATAAAGACATTACCTTGGCTGCAAGCAATTTCCCTTTTCCTGATCTGCTTTCTTTATCGATTGTGATCAATGAGAGGTGGGGGACGGTCGTGTCGTCATGTCTTCTTGTAGTTAGCTACTGATCTCAATCTTCATATATGTTTGTCGAGCGAGCTTTCCTTTCTATCAGGCATTGGTACGTGATGATCTGTTTCGGAATGCGTCTGTGTGTGTACGTTGAATTCATGATCTTGAGTGAAGCAAATTCTGATTGAGATACTGTCTAGACTTTCAAGAAAGAATATATATGGAACTAAAACTAATTTGATTGCCACCGTATTCATTCTTTGGTTAGGGTACAAAATGCAATATCATGCACGAAGGATGGATATAATTTCGAAATAAAACCTAATTTAGAATGGCTTGCACGAGTTCTTACAAGAATCCCATTCCCCTATAGTGTAAAAGGTAATGGCATGACCTGCACGCTATACATAACTTACAGGAAATTCGAGTCTTATTTCTCATTCCTTCCATTCCCATGCATATTTGAGCTTATTATTGGAGCTAATAATCATTCTTGATTAAGAGGATATAGAGTGTAGATCTATAATTAGGTATCATTCTAATGAAACTTCTTTCATTTGATCGGTTTTTAAAAATCTTGTTCATTATCTACTTCTATCTAAACCCCATGAACATAGAACAGATTATGTACGTTCACGTATGCATTCCATTACAGGAAGCAAGAACAGCCTAATTTAGCTTTAAGTAATCCTGTCTAGGCCGGGCATGTAAATCCAAGTATCCAAAAATAAACGGATCGATATTGAAGGGGCCCTTGATATATTTCATGTACGATTGGATCACATAGGTACCAAAGAAATAATCAGCTGCTAGCTGCAGCCATAAACTTTGGTGCCAATCCATGCAATTATTATTACCAGACATGAATGCGCGTTCCTTGGTACAAATGTTTTGGCATCTTCCTTGATCTATTCTGTTAGGTCGACATTTCCTTTTCTGATATTTCATCCGAGAGTTCAAGGAAACAGTTATTGATGACATTTCCTTTGAGATAGTCGACTGATGAAGGATGAATGTAGTTTCTCTAACATTAGCGTAGACATATAAAACTCATAATTAATATGAAATCAGAAGGACAACTTCTTCATGCATTATTGGAAAAGATGGGTATATACCCCAACAGATCAATCAACGATGCGACGAATATATAGTTCATTGTTCAATAACCGCAACTTACTATGATTAATATAAGTGGAATTAATAAATACAATAATTATGCGAAGGCCAGACAACCAATTTGATTAGCAATTCCAGCTTCGTAGCTTATTGAATAAGAGCATCTCCAACAGCTTTCCTATTTTCTTGAATTTCTCAATTTTGGGGAATATAGAGCTGTTTTTAGGTCCAACAGCTTTCTCATCCCATTCCCCAAAATGGAGATGTAGAAGAAAGAGAAGCCTTCATTCCTCAAATTTGCAGCAAAGCCTTCATTCCCCAAAATTAAATTTTTCACGTGCTCCAACGAATTCAAGACAACAATAGAATATTTGATTGGGTATTTTATTATTACAATGAAATATATAATGTTTTTTGTTAGATATAGTATATTTTTTTGTTGTATTAAATGCTGAAATCTCCAAAATGGAGAAGCTGTTGGATTTTAAGCATAATTTTTTTGAAGATTTTAGCTTTTGTTTCTCAATTTTAAAGAAATTTTGGAAAAGCTGCTAGAGATACTCTAACTGTAAGTTTTGATTGAGGAGGACAATACTCTTAATTTGGATCATTCCCGTGATATAGTGATCACAACTCCTTGATGATCATTTAATATAATTAAGCGAGCAAACGATGACCTGACCTACATCTCTTTAGAATGTAACTGGGAATTTTTTCTTCATCTTCTTATATATATATATATATATATATATATATATATAGAATGAAGCAAGTCTATCTGCATCTCTACTAGCTAATATGGGAACAACCTTACCAGACTCTGCAAAACCATATCATATAATTTGCTACTTCATAGATTCATGATATATGAGGAAATTAATGGTGTATAGTTGTTCTACATATGTCAATTTATAATTTTCAACCATTTGAGATTCTTAAGCGGCTGAAAACGTACGTAGTCAGTTTTTTTGAAGAACTAATATTGATAAGTTTTTCAGCTGGGAAGTTAATTAGTCGATCGATATGATGTAAAGCGATAATGTATAGAAGGGGCCCTTGATATGATGCACCATAGGATCGATCAAAGATTGACATTTGACAATACAAAGAAATAAATCAACTACTCATAAAATTTGGTACAAATCCATTGTTTTTACAACCTGCACGTTATTTGGTACAAATGTTTTGGCATCTTCGTCTATACCTTGTTAGGTCGATATTTCCTTTCTTTTGCAATGATTTCTTCATCGATCCCACAGTAAGGAAACAGTGAGTGATGACAATTTCCTTAAAGATACTAATGCACCATGCGAGTCCATATATAACAAACAGTGACATGCATTGGCTGTAGCAAGCTCTTTCTCTTTGGAAGTATCAAGTTCTTCATTCCTGAACGTCCTACTTATCCAATTCCTATAAGTAATTCTTGATTCCCCTAAAGCTCACGAAAGTGGAACACCCCAGGATGATCGAGAATCGACATCATTCTCATGCATTTGTTCCATTCCCATGATCTTCTGATAAAGTTTATCAGTACTGGAGTTGATTCAGCATATCTAACTGATTGATGAACATAATATTTGACCACCAAAGATAGTTTGTTTCAGGTTATATATCTAGCTACATGCATGAGTTGCATCCAAACCCTAGCTTGGCGCAACCCAGTTAAACTAGATCAATACGTAATTCAGTACCTATTCGATCAATTAC encodes the following:
- the LOC101300824 gene encoding uncharacterized protein LOC101300824 translates to MAVQAQYPSNILFLNRNAQEGHDYSLQAQQGLYLDQSHMLFNNGLGGNSTNQRKRGREASVATEITPSMIPFSLQQSQPPQLIDLSQLHNHNHPNVVSTGLRLSFGDQQHQQNQQQLQHHNQQQQQQQDSHSSLSLFSVLTEDFASQIKQQRDELDQFLQAQGEQLQRTLAEKRQRHYRALLGAAEESVSRKLREKEAEFQKATRRNAELEARAAHLSVEAQIWQAKARAQEATAASLQVQVQQAKAMLSAGFQVAGAQDSRRVDDGLTCAENQAEDAESGYIDPERATVSGPSCKACRKRVASVVLLPCRHLCLCTECDQTVQSCPLCLSMRNSSVEVFLC